From one Dama dama isolate Ldn47 chromosome 4, ASM3311817v1, whole genome shotgun sequence genomic stretch:
- the LOC133054700 gene encoding Friend virus susceptibility protein 1-like isoform X1 produces the protein MAGRGDRYYTYTELLAIARRFRQNPNELMISWILRVYDQGGQALSLNSGELALLGDLTGDAVFNYRCKTLRGDCKTLLAWLLLAWRQRWESFLHFEATELPFRPWTTMEEGIQLVRELGMLDWIYREPPLPEPAQLALEDLPFTQGLQRRLLTAAPSELRLSLVSLLVKGMTVLEAVMEIQTIADVGLLWRQSQPGRAKLMLGPNPTRKDLMGWLLSHGVPKERVDKQPTKVLLELYIKEAKRSRGHAPCGLGDEQPPPPPYSDQACGEEPPVRQEYVPPIIR, from the coding sequence ATGGCGGGGCGGGGCGACCGCTACTACACGTACACGGAGCTCCTGGCCATCGCGCGGCGCTTCCGGCAGAACCCCAACGAGCTCATGATCAGCTGGATCCTTCGGGTGTATGACCAGGGCGGCCAGGCCCTGTCCCTGAATTCCGGGGAGCTGGCCCTGCTGGGCGACCTGACCGGCGACGCCGTCTTCAACTACCGCTGCAAGACCCTGCGGGGCGACTGCAAGACGTTACTGGCCTGGCTGCTGCTGGCCTGGCGCCAGCGCTGGGAGTCCTTCCTGCACTTCGAGGCCACCGAGCTGCCCTTCCGGCCCTGGACCaccatggaggagggcatccaGCTGGTACGCGAGCTGGGCATGCTCGACTGGATCTACCGCGAGCCGCCGCTCCCCGAGCCTGCCCAGCTGGCCCTGGAGGACCTGCCCTTCACGCAGGGCCTGCAGCGGCGCCTGCTGACAGCCGCGCCCTCCGAGCTGCGGCTCTCACTGGTCAGCCTGCTGGTCAAGGGCATGACGGTGCTGGAGGCGGTGATGGAGATCCAGACCATTGCCGACGTGGGCCTGCTCTGGCGCCAGAGCCAGCCGGGCCGCGCCAAGCTCATGCTGGGGCCAAACCCCACACGCAAGGACCTCATGGGCTGGCTGCTGAGCCACGGCGTGCCCAAGGAGCGGGTGGACAAGCAGCCCACCAAGGTCCTCCTGGAGCTGTACATCAAGGAGGCCAAGCGCAGCCGCGGCCACGCCCCCTGCGGGCTGGGGGACGAGCAGCCCCCGCCTCCCCCGTACTCCGACCAGGCCTGCGGGGAGGAGCCACCAGTGCGCCAGGAGTACGTGCCCCCCATCATCAGGTAG
- the LOC133054700 gene encoding Friend virus susceptibility protein 1-like isoform X2, with protein MISWILRVYDQGGQALSLNSGELALLGDLTGDAVFNYRCKTLRGDCKTLLAWLLLAWRQRWESFLHFEATELPFRPWTTMEEGIQLVRELGMLDWIYREPPLPEPAQLALEDLPFTQGLQRRLLTAAPSELRLSLVSLLVKGMTVLEAVMEIQTIADVGLLWRQSQPGRAKLMLGPNPTRKDLMGWLLSHGVPKERVDKQPTKVLLELYIKEAKRSRGHAPCGLGDEQPPPPPYSDQACGEEPPVRQEYVPPIIR; from the coding sequence ATGATCAGCTGGATCCTTCGGGTGTATGACCAGGGCGGCCAGGCCCTGTCCCTGAATTCCGGGGAGCTGGCCCTGCTGGGCGACCTGACCGGCGACGCCGTCTTCAACTACCGCTGCAAGACCCTGCGGGGCGACTGCAAGACGTTACTGGCCTGGCTGCTGCTGGCCTGGCGCCAGCGCTGGGAGTCCTTCCTGCACTTCGAGGCCACCGAGCTGCCCTTCCGGCCCTGGACCaccatggaggagggcatccaGCTGGTACGCGAGCTGGGCATGCTCGACTGGATCTACCGCGAGCCGCCGCTCCCCGAGCCTGCCCAGCTGGCCCTGGAGGACCTGCCCTTCACGCAGGGCCTGCAGCGGCGCCTGCTGACAGCCGCGCCCTCCGAGCTGCGGCTCTCACTGGTCAGCCTGCTGGTCAAGGGCATGACGGTGCTGGAGGCGGTGATGGAGATCCAGACCATTGCCGACGTGGGCCTGCTCTGGCGCCAGAGCCAGCCGGGCCGCGCCAAGCTCATGCTGGGGCCAAACCCCACACGCAAGGACCTCATGGGCTGGCTGCTGAGCCACGGCGTGCCCAAGGAGCGGGTGGACAAGCAGCCCACCAAGGTCCTCCTGGAGCTGTACATCAAGGAGGCCAAGCGCAGCCGCGGCCACGCCCCCTGCGGGCTGGGGGACGAGCAGCCCCCGCCTCCCCCGTACTCCGACCAGGCCTGCGGGGAGGAGCCACCAGTGCGCCAGGAGTACGTGCCCCCCATCATCAGGTAG